TCTTCCCGCGCGACCTCAACGTCTTCTACGACCGCTTCTCCGAGTCCATGCCCCAGCCCTACACCCGCTCCCAGCTCTCCGAGAAGCTCCGCCGCCTCAAGAACAAGTTTCGCAGCATGTCCTCCCGCGTCGCCAGGGGGCTCGACCCCGCGCGCCTCGCGCCTCACGACCGCGACGTGCTTCACCTCTGTTCCCGGCTCTGGGACCCGGTCAACGCCGCAACGTCGCCCTTCGCGGCCAACGCCGGCTCCTCTGGGAACAAGCGCCGCCGCGCCAACCCGCGCGGCacgccgctcccgctcccggACGCGTCGGGGGATAGAAACTCCCATGACTACAATGGGATTAGTTCCACCACTCCCGGCTTGTTTCCGGATGGTTCCAATGGCGAGGATATGTTCTACCTCGAGCAGGAAAGCGGGCACCTGGGCAACCACGAAGGTGCTACTCTTGTGACTGACGGCAACTTTGGTGGTATTGCGCTGGAGCAGCCCCAGACTGTGGCTGCTCTTCCGAATGGGATTGATGGAATTGGCAATGAGATGATGAATGGGAACCACAAAATGGTGGTGCCATGCAGCAATGAACATGGTGTGGCGAATGCTGTGCTGGATGTGTTTGAGAAGTGTTTGAGGGAGGCAAAGGCTAACGGGATTATCAATGGTGGCAATGTGGATGGGAGTGCTGAGCAAAGTGAGCTCGCAAAGAGGTGGAGGGTGCATAGGATGGATGAGCTTGATGTGTTGAGCCGGAGGCTCAGATTGCTTGTTGAGGATGCTGCAGTGGCTGGGCACTGAGGCAGAGAGGATTGGTGGTTTTGGTGATGTGCTTCCACCTTTTGGCCCATTTGTATAGAAGCTAGGTTATTATGCTATGCTTTTGTAATGTCTTACTCAGCTTGGCCCTTGCTTTAGTCTATTATATTCTTGCCTGTGTACACCTCTACGGATATTATCGTCTAGTTTAATAATTTCAGCAGCATAATAATCTATGGTTTCAGTATTGTTGTTCATATGGCTTCCTGATGtttgtattattatttttaattgacTACTAACTATACCTAGTTCATTTAGCTTCAGCCGTTTCACATTCTCCCCTTTTCCAATTAGAAGTTGCTGTACTTGTAAGTGGTGAAAGAATAACATTATGTTTCCTTGTGAACCACTTTTGTTCTGAATGATTTACTGCAACCATCTCAGTGCTTATAGTATGGCTTCACTTTAATCTCTGCATTCAGCTTGCTACACTGATCATGAATTGTGGAGGAACATTATCTTTTTTTAAGACCAGGAACATTATGGTATAACAAATGCTTTAGCTTGACAAAACATGCTGCTGTTATTAGAAATACCTGTCCTTAGTACAAACCACGTAAATGCATGAAAATAGAGCAAGATTCATCATAAAAGTTTGGTCTTTACATGTGGTTGTCATACTATTTTGCTTTAGACTTCAGTACTGATGCTGTGCAATAGTGGTGTGGCTATGTCTATGTTTATCGTGTTTTTTCAGTACGTACTTTGGATTTTAATCTAATCTATTGCTACATTTTTTTGGGATATAGAGATTTCCCTTCTTCTTTCCCTTTCATGTACTAGTGAAAGAGAGCTGTGAAGGACTGGTATAGCCTAATCTGTGTCTGACAAAGAGTCTTGTTAGTTGGAATATTAGATGCATTTGCTGGATCACATCCTGTGATCCAATTCAAGAATTATGGAAAATAGAAGTTGGGCAATACTTCAATAGTGATGGCTCCGCAGATATGCATATCTTCTCTTGTGTTCCGAGCTTACTATTTTATCATTATCATAAATAGCTTATTTACAGaagaaaattgttttgttgGTGAAAGCAATATATCTTGCCAATAGGTACAGGGTGGCAAATTTCAATGTTCTCTTGCCATATGTACTGTTGTTTGGTGATGTGATGCTTGTTGTGTTATCTGCAGTTCTGCACCGATGATAGGGCTAGGTGCTTGCACTGATGTGCATATATTGAAGAATCAGAATATGAGAAATATTGATGCACCAGTACCCAGGATGATTTCTATCCAACTTCTGAATTCATTTAAATTGTCATTACAATTCATATAACATATACTGTTATAAGCATCTGATTTGAGCTGGAGTATGATGTAGTTAGATTAAAGGTAGCAGATATGAAATTTTCAATCTAATTTGCTCATTTGGTCTTAAGATTTGTGCCCATATGGCCCTCATTTGCTGTAAGTCCTGTAGACCCATTGTTTGATCCCAGCATGACATGACAGAAGTGCTGGGGTGAAGACTAATTTTGTCCTTTGAGAAATAACCTTATATATGCATGCCCCCATCCTAATTGAAAGCATATCCTTTCTGGGTATGCTGTTTGTAACTGGGCCTTTAGTTTCAGGCATGTTGTCTGTCTGCATGACAGATTTTCTTGATGTAGCGACAGTAACTTTTTTTTGCACGTTGTGTTTTGATATATTTTGCGTTTCCTGATTGAGTATTTTTGCAAGCGTGGTCTACTAAAAAACGAGGAGAGCATAATTTGAACTTTTTCCCCCTGCCTCCTCTCCTCATCAAAGCAAAGGGGGCACAAAGTTGAGTAGAATGAAGATGGTGTAACATGTCACAGTAGCTGACTCGGTGCCAATTTGATGCGGATGCACACCATGCGACTACTGAGGCAGGTCAGTCTGTGATCCTCTGAATTATGACATGCGTGTGATCTTTACCTGTGCTTAAGTTGAGTAGAATAAAGGTCCAGTTGAGACACTCATCCTATCTTGCATAGCTAAAACTTAGGAGCTTTTGCTGAAAAATGGCTTATGTTAAAAGCTACTTATGGCTTATGTTAAAAGTCACTTTTAAccagcttatcagcttttaattcatttaatCAGAAGttagtttttcagttttttaaaaatcagCAATAAGTcagcctgtttgtttcagcttatagCTAGAAACATAAGTCGGCAATAAGCTATATCAAACAGGACTAGATCTATTAGAAAATCTTTGGCTTTGGTACCTTTATGTTTAAATGTGTATCCAAATTGAACTCGTTTCTCCTCCAGCATCCATAACTCTAGTTATAGCGTCCTGTATCATAACTACATGTACTGCTGTAGCATTCTTTTGAGTAATTGTTTCAGTGCATGTTAGGaataaagagaaggaaaaacgCATGGAAAACCTAAACATAGAGAAGTCATAAGAGTACAAGTGTAAAACTCAgtaatagaaggtttggatctATGATAAAAAGAGCTTTACAAATGATGCGTGCGTGTGTATGGGAGAGGGAGGAAGTTTCTCAATTCTGAAGAGAACAAATGAGTCAATCCTCGATTCCAAACACTGCTAAAGGGGAAATAAATTTCCTATGAATCACGATTTTCCTTTGTCCAGACTTGAGGTGTGACATTCAATAACTTCATCCAAAAACCCTCTAAAGTCTGAAGTACGGTATTCAATAACTGCTAACTGCAACTTATCGTTACTGTTCGCTGGTGGTGGGCTGGCCGTTCAGGAACAAGTACTTCAGTAGCACCAAACTTCTTGAAGGTGTACTTagctaaagttttcatatactTATGCACTCTGCTATGAGGATTTCTGGTTGGTTGAGACTTGAGACTAGTGCAGCTTTGGTTTTTACATTGTGTGAGGTACAACTGTTTGATGGCAACAGGGCCTTGGCATCAGAGCTAATCCAATCATTCGTACAGCTTGTTCGAGCTATTCCTAGGATCAGTGTCTCAAAAAGCGTTTAGCGCTAGACGGTGTAGGCACTGATTAGGGCCTAGGCCAGAAGGTAGCGCCTAGGCACCGCCTAGGCAGTTAGTTTTGAAACACTAGAATAGCAATTAAAACATTTAGATATTGCAGTACTATCCTagctttcttttattttcttctttttagtgGTACAATTCACTAACCATCAAGTGCGAGTGTACCATCTGATGCAATTTTGGACACCGTGGCATATTTTGATTTAATACTCAACCATCTATAACTGTTATTTCTTCTGTCATATTCAACATTGTTTTcaagaaatatattttttgttatttGAATTCTATTTGTAATAAGGACTAAACATCACAGTTGATACCGGAGGCTGGTCATATTATTCAACAATTTCTGGGTAGCTTGGTTAAAACTAACTCATGCTTGACATGATTATTTGGGCTCCATTGCTTCTTTTTAATATTAGCTGTCCtttgtttggtccaacacgtgCATGCACTACCGTTGTAATCATGTTTCATACCATGTTTCCTCGATTTTGTTCTTAAAACACCAAAAGAAAGATGAAGATAATACAGATTCTTCCGTGATCATGCTTTCAGAATTTTCTAAGCCGGGGTACGTGCGAGCAAAGAAAAGAGGAGCTTTAGAAAGTTGATTAACGGCTTAAGCTACTAAACAATTGTCACGCTTGGATGAATAGctttcaaaaaatttagttgGACACACtaaatcttgaaaaatacttccataatattataaattcaatgaattttttaaatatattctaatagaaaatagtaatGTATCGGTGATTTTTCGTCTTAttcaaaatgatatgtatttatgattagAAGGaatatatgctatttttttttacctagtaCCTTTTTGCAGACGCAGTTTAGTTGAATAAATTCTGCTTCTTTTTCCAGGACATGGCCACATCTTTTTCCCCGCTGTTGTTGTTTTTGCCAACACCAGATTGTTCGATTCCAGCTCTGAAATGCTTTCTATTCTTCCCCTTTCGGCTTTCGGCCACATACGCCCCCTTGATCAGCGCATTCAAATGTCAGGGGCCCTGAGCTTTCGGCATTGCATTATTTGGCTTGCAGTCCTTTGagcccaaaccacccaaactaATGGGCACTAGAGGTCTAGAACGGCTGCCTGCCATCACATTTGACGTTTTCGTTGTGGTTTAGTTGATTTCATTTTACATAATATCCTAGATACGGACTAACACATCGGAGCTTATAGCAATTATTAGAACATATCTTCGAAAATCAGTGTCGATTTACCATATGGATCACAATTGGTTTGATAATTTACCATGTGTTTGGTTGGGCGTACGGCCCGAGTCTGGATAGGATTGTCCAGAACTAGACCTTGCTCGgcgtttggttggttgaattGAAACAAACCATTTCTGGACAGGGTGATATAGATTTTAGGAATATTACATTCAAATACTAAACGACCCCATGTGTGAAAATCGGTCGAACAATCTCGTATAGATTCTGTCAACTCTGCTAATCACTTATAGTTAATTATAATTAGTGACTATCAATTGTTATTAAGAATTTGTAGTTAAAACTTAGTTACAATTAAATATTATTAACCATAACTAATTATTATCGTAggtatttagtgatgattattgaCAACTTAAGTTATGATTAATTGAAATTAGTAATGATCAGTACTAATTAGCACAGcttattgataataataaatataaaaaatattatggttgTAAACATATTCTTGTATCATCGCATATATTTAATCAAACATATTTCCATACCATTTcatatatacaacaaaacaaaCTTGTACCACCTCATCCAATACCATCCCATCTATAACCCATCTATAATAATCCTATCATATTCAACTACCATCAATCAAACAAACGCTACTTATATGATTGTACTTTTAAGTGTCAACATTGCAGGGAGAGAGCTTTTGTGCTCATGATATTTTGGATGGTTGAATAATGTGCTCCAGTTGATATGGTTATCCAAGCTGGAGACGGCCCAGAACCAATATACGTTCCTAAATAAGACTCGAAAATTCCATGCAGCACTCCTCCCTGAAATGTTAATTGCACTTAGCCACACGTTGCTGTTTTATGCCAGTGTTAGGCCAACTCCATCAGAGCCGGAATCGGCTTGCCGTATCACTTGTTCCGCCCAGTTTGCCAATTGTTGCTGTCGCATCTATACTCCAATCGAGTCGGTATCAAGGTGAATAGTATTGCGGCAGAGAAATGGAGGGAGGTTGGTAGCCGCATATTTGCGGGAGAAAAAGGGCTCCGTATTACTATGTTGAGTGTATGATTGTGAGTCCGGAGGAACGAGAAGAGTAATATAATATAGGAAATATgttagctgttgaagatgaaaaaaataaagaatactaTAATAATGTTATAAAGaatcaatttttaaaatatttattgaaaatGATCTTATACCGTACAATTGCAGACAGTGCTCGGAGCATCTCTGTCCCTGTGAGCATTGTCTGAAGACGCAACTTGCCAACttacaacttgcaacacatcGTTTTTGCTCTTCCTCGGCACACGCTCGAGGATCTTTCGAAAGTCCAACATAGTACTACTAAGCTGTTTCTACCGTGCTGTTGGTTTCAAAATAATGTTAGTTttacagaaaaaaaatacattgatTTTGTCGTTCATGAAACAATGCACGCATGCTCACAGTATCCGACGAGGAGCAACCACGcaaatcttctcttttttttttttcttgggtgATGCAGAACTACGCAAACAGTCCATCTCGCTATCTGAAATCCTTAAACAACTTGGCTTGCCTTAACTGCTATCTGTGTCCCCATTCCAATATTCTTATGGAGTCGTGTAGATTTCTGGAGAAGCTCGCTATCTGCTCGTTATTAGCTTAAAAACTCTGTCAAATTCCCATCACAACTTTCTCCCAGAAAATCACCGTCGTGATTCGAATGCTAATCCGTCATATACTATGTAAActtcttttttaaaatacacACATAGACATCAAATTCTTTTATGAGAGTCCTTGCAACTTTTTCAAAAGAACCTAACTAATTATCAATCGACTAAAACGATTGACATTCATAGCCATCCGATCGAGATCAAACCATCCAACGATCATCTTCGTCCTTAGTAAATAGGCCAATGGCTTTTCACATGTAGTCAATGCTTGCTCCCTCATCTCTCATCCGCCTTCTCTCGTCCCTAACGGTGTTCTTGTCATCAGGTTCGTTGCTTCCATCCGTCATACTAAATCAGTTTCATCGGTGCCGTCAACGAAGCTCCCCGCCTTAGCCTCACCCACCGACGGTCCGTCGTTTCGCCCACGGCCTGCCCACGGCCTGCGGCGTTCCCACCGCCTCATCGCTTCTCTCCCCCGCCAGCCCGATCTGCTTCCCACATCCCTCCTTCTAAGACGGGTTCACCAGAGAACCTCGACAACTTTGAACCCTTAACTCCTTCAGCCCTCCACTACTAACCATTGCCTTCAAACTAACAACAGTAGAATTGTGCAATTTCAGTTGATCGAGGAGGAGGAAATATGCAAAAATAAACATTTTCTTTTGTGAGAGTGCGTCACGTCATGGCAAGTATAAAACCCATGGccggactccaaattgcaaGCATCTCGATTGAGGATACTAGTGCTCCTGGTGCCGAAAGCCTGCAGTTTGAGAgcacaacaaacaaacaaaactgGCGACTTGGCTGGATAAGTAGACAGGTCAAAGGCGCCAAGATTTCTATCAAGTAGTGCCACCACGTTGTGCCAGTCTTTTTCCAGACGATGAGGCACCGGAAGAAGACTACGCGGCCGCATCTATTGTCTCTGATCCCGTCGTCTTTGGACGCATGATAAACTAAGCGCGGAGTCCACGTTGCCGTGCCATTTTCTCAACACCATTTTTCTGCTGCTCCTACCGTTGCAACGCCAATGTGTCGTCACTCGAGTCCGTCCAAGTTGCAACGCGACGGTGACCGACCGACCTCGCCGGTTCGCCGTCCGAAAGACGCCACGGCGGGGTGAGAATCTCCTCCGGAAAAGGACTGGAGCGTAGGATCTACGCACTGCAATCCAGCAGAAACAGAAACGAACGAAATGGTCCTGCAGTCGTACTACTGGAAAATACTGGCACACTGGAGTTCATCTTTTGCCGCCGTTGCTATCGTCATTAACCTTTTCCCAACACAGAAAGAACCGCAGTAACGTCCTCATTAAACAAATCATGCCGTTGGTAATTGACCAACAGAATCGCCGACCAGTACTGCTAGTCTACGACCACCTCGCCGGGGATCTGCTCTACGTACCCTTCACCGGCTAATTACCGCCTCATCCCGACCCAAACGTTCCCTTCTCTGTGCTTTTCGTGTTCAGAGCCGCTTAACCACAGTCCCGCCAGCTTTTTTTCGCTTTCGCGAGATTTCTCGGCTTCCaagttccccccccccctcccctccatTAGTCCATCCTCTTTCCACCAACCTGCCCCTTCCCCCTTCCTCCCTGTTCTTGTTAATAGCGCTCACAATCCTGTCACTATCACTAGTCCCGTCCCACCTCCTTTCCGCGTTGAAGATTTCGTACCTGGATTGTGGATTCTGATCTCGTTTGCAGCCCCCGATTCTACTT
The nucleotide sequence above comes from Phragmites australis chromosome 4, lpPhrAust1.1, whole genome shotgun sequence. Encoded proteins:
- the LOC133915617 gene encoding probable transcription factor At3g04930; translation: MASGQQSLPLPVPVPPNPNPTATPTAPADPTASSSAARKLPIKRRSPRPSSSPPSSSSPASSDPLRAAAGGSDQPPFKFQRIWSESDELRFLQGLLGCGAQGLVFPRDLNVFYDRFSESMPQPYTRSQLSEKLRRLKNKFRSMSSRVARGLDPARLAPHDRDVLHLCSRLWDPVNAATSPFAANAGSSGNKRRRANPRGTPLPLPDASGDRNSHDYNGISSTTPGLFPDGSNGEDMFYLEQESGHLGNHEGATLVTDGNFGGIALEQPQTVAALPNGIDGIGNEMMNGNHKMVVPCSNEHGVANAVLDVFEKCLREAKANGIINGGNVDGSAEQSELAKRWRVHRMDELDVLSRRLRLLVEDAAVAGH